One region of Oryza sativa Japonica Group chromosome 10, ASM3414082v1 genomic DNA includes:
- the LOC4348015 gene encoding putative disease resistance protein RGA3: MEVALGTAGWVVGKLVDLLSAELLKALDESYNLGGNASAIKAQGRNVAHSPALAELLRQLSHLAEDADNVLDKVDYYRIRDHVKRTHEAVDDDQVVDGRLVRRSILHARHAVGKCRRSLASSLSCRGRAAVDVEFFNRSIVSERIKSLMAQMQPLCAKISDFLKLELMDPRTTAANTTAAAAFSERVTTTTSTSLEAKLYGRYAEFYAAINEITGDRDGLAVLPVVGPGGIGKTTFTQHLFHDQRVKKHFHVRIWVHVSLRFDVLRLTKEIFNNMVASEVSWRRRWGNEREPHNLEQLQTLVERRLQSRRFLLILDDMWPCDSEYKWDKFLAPFRKTSAKGSTVIVTTRSEETADMVKSETNLLIRLGGLDSRPIWAFFLACALGDERAEHHKELLDLGREIVKKLKFSPLAAKTVGRLLKKNLTRRHWSRVLDSKEWEHADSVNDIMPALKLSYDCLPFHLQKCFTYCALFPDDYQYQDSELTHLWSALGVINCSGQDDRIQDIGLKYINGLVNNGIFQKVDGVKFSHKKGREVKHTYYVMHGLLHELARIVSSRECLSIDCSNPRFAYTPPSIRHLSIRTSCTSDTVGLDHYQNFKEEIRNLKEQISVANLHTVMFIGEYDERFSEAFKEILQDVKHVRVLRLFQTTLEFLPSKLIHLRYLRIQASKKTMNTQLKLNRSVTRKWDKFRLMMGEIQTPATNDHLTSLPSSLPEYYHLRFLDLQDWTGMTTVPKHMQISHLIYLRQFLASKELQSSVAKIGMLKLLQELSKFQVNREERAGFELQQLGELRDLGGALTISNLHKVKTRTEAEKAKLTLKRNLVRLKLVWDETGREQTEEEANSIEGLQPPANLRELCIKNHKGNSCPSWFDSTISLKRIEVLHLHGVSWNTLPPFGQIPYLQKLKLENIAIEKFEVRYESLETLKSIEFNGMLSMVEWVSGNTWHLFSQLEQVKVSNCPVLKELPFSHDLKLLQTPDAQERHIFRPDLQILRVIGWRTSQASPVEHKCMTLKTNLRELVVRDCPQLSLPLMPYTTKLELAKVASRPYKLLYDIHMLEIRGVDNILLNLGNLDNVLAFHDMEWLVRVTIKVCSSVPLATLQKLTSLETLAIEDCISLSSGRGESDAIQIPIKHLMLRNCYITGKELSEILACCPCLSHLEMEDCKGITGLCMQQSSHEMDDDDNDIDGMLQFPSQFTSSLSRLGIFSRDHLTMNVKDEVLKKLMSLHWLQLGGCVLSCAAMQAVHDDLPLMNNLKALRAYGYDIYDLEEDRLMTRMARTVVAGSKELEELDIGSISGVLAAPICQRLSASLHRLTFRNDTMVQHFTEEQETALKLLTSLQELIFYGCNRLQSLPSSLRSLRSLKRLEVSYRQLQGYSPELEEQCNNLRQHIPEVVLTCIPLF, translated from the coding sequence atggaggtggcgctggGCACCGCGGGGTGGGTGGTGGGCAAGCTGGTGGACCTGCTGTCCGCCGAGCTGCTCAAGGCGCTAGACGAGAGCTACAACCTGGGCGGCAACGCGAGCGCCATCAAGGCGCAGGGCCGGAACGTCGCCCACAGCCCGGCGCTGGCGGAGCTCCTGCGGCAGCTCAGCCACCTCGCCGAGGACGCCGACAACGTCCTCGACAAGGTCGACTACTACCGCATCCGCGACCACGTCAAACGCACCCACGAGGCGGTCGACGACGACCAGGTCGTCGACGGGCGCCTCGTCCGTCGTTCCATCCTCCACGCCCGCCACGCCGTCGGTAAATGCCGTCGCTCTCTGGCCTCTTCGCTGTCCTGCCGTGGCCGTGCCGCGGTTGATGTGGAGTTCTTCAATAGATCCATCGTGTCCGAGAGAATCAAGTCGCTCAtggcgcagatgcagcctctgTGCGCCAAGATCTCCGACTTCCTTAAGCTAGAGCTCATGGACCCCCGCACCACTGCAGCCAACACCACAGCCGCAGCTGCTTTCAGTGAGCGTGTCACCACAACCACCTCAACCAGCCTAGAGGCAAAGCTCTACGGGAGGTACGCCGAGTTCTATGCCGCCATCAATGAGATAACCGGTGACCGCGACGGCCTCGCCGTTCTCCCGGTAGTAGGGCCAGGGGGGATCGGCAAGACAACCTTCACCCAGCACCTGTTCCACGACCAAAGGGTGAAGAAGCACTTCCACGTTAGGATCTGGGTACATGTTTCTCTCCGTTTCGACGTGCTTCGCCTCACCAAGGAGATCTTCAACAACATGGTCGCCAGTGAGGTGAGCTGGAGACGAAGATGGGGCAATGAAAGGGAGCCACACAACCTTGAACAACTCCAGACGCTGGTGGAGCGAAGGCTGCAATCCAGGAGGTTCTTGCTCATCTTGGATGATATGTGGCCATGTGACAGCGAGTACAAGTGGGACAAGTTCTTGGCCCCGTTCAGGAAGACAAGTGCCAAGGGTAGCACGGTCATAGTAACAACTCGATCTGAAGAAACTGCAGACATGGTTAAATCTGAAACCAACTTGCTCATACGTCTAGGTGGCCTTGACAGTCGGCCGATCTGGGCCTTCTTCTTAGCATGCGCACTTGGTGATGAGAGAGCAGAGCACCACAAGGAATTGCTTGATTTAGGAAGGGAGATTGTGAAGAAGCTCAAGTTCTCCCCACTCGCTGCAAAAACAGTGGGTCGGTTACTGAAGAAGAATCTTACTAGGCGACACTGGAGTAGAGTTCTTGACAGCAAAGAATGGGAGCATGCAGATAGCGTCAACGATATTATGCCAGCTCTGAAACTTAGCTATGACTGTCTCCCATTTCATCTACAAAAATGCTTCACATACTGCGCCCTTTTCCCTGACGATTACCAGTACCAAGATTCAGAGTTGACTCACCTGTGGTCGGCACTTGGTGTTATAAACTGCAGTGGTCAGGATGATAGAATCCAAGATATAGGGCTGAAATACATTAACGGATTGGTAAATAATGGGATTTTTCAGAAAGTTGATGGGGTAAAATTCTCACATAAAAAGGGGAGAGAAGTAAAGCACACATACTATGTCATGCATGGTTTGCTTCATGAACTAGCACGGATTGTCTCATCACGTGAATGCCTCAGCATTGACTGCTCCAATCCTAGGTTTGCATATACCCCACCATCCATCCGACACTTATCCATCAGGACTAGCTGTACAAGTGATACTGTAGGCTTAGACCATTACCAGAATTTTAAGGAAGAAATTAGAAACCTGAAGGAGCAAATAAGTGTTGCAAACCTGCACACTGTGATGTTTATTGGGGAATATGATGAAAGGTTCTCTGAAGCTTTTAAAGAAATACTTCAGGATGTCAAACATGTTCGTGTCCTCCGCCTTTTCCAAACAACGCTTGAATTTCTACCATCCAAACTTATCCACCTTCGTTACTTAAGAATCCAAGCatctaaaaaaacaatgaaCACACAGTTAAAATTGAATAGATCTGTCACACGAAAATGGGATAAATTCCGACTTATGATGGGTGAAATTCAAACTCCTGCCACTAATGATCATCTGACATCCTTACCCTCTAGCCTCCCTGAATATTATCACTTGAGATTCTTAGACCTGCAGGATTGGACGGGCATGACTACAGTGCCTAAACACATGCAAATCAGTCATCTCATATATTTGCGCCAGTTTCTTGCTAGCAAAGAACTCCAATCCAGTGTTGCCAAGATAGGAATGCTAAAATTATTACAGGAGTTGAGCAAGTTCCAAGTTAATAGGGAAGAGCGTGCTGGATTTGAGCTTCAACAGTTGGGGGAATTGAGAGATCTTGGAGGAGCACTCACCATCTCCAATCTACATAAAGTCAAAACAAGGACAGAAGCTGAGAAAGCAAAGCTCACGCTGAAAAGGAATCTAGTCAGATTAAAACTAGTCTGGGATGAGACTGGTAGGGAACAAACTGAGGAAGAAGCAAATAGCATAGAGGGTCTCCAACCACCAGCAAATCTCAGGGAGTTGTGCATTAAGAATCATAAGGGTAACAGTTGTCCTTCTTGGTTTGACAGCACCATCTCCTTAAAAAGGATAGAGGTTCTCCACTTACATGGTGTGTCCTGGAACACACTTCCCCCTTTTGGACAAATTCCTTACCTCCAGAAACTTAAGCTGGAGAATATTGCAATAGAAAAGTTCGAAGTAAGGTATGAAAGCTTAGAGACTCTGAAGAGTATTGAATTCAATGGTATGCTGAGCATGGTAGAATGGGTAAGTGGAAACACTTGGCACTTGTTTTCTCAGCTCGAGCAAGTAAAAGTTTCAAATTGCCCAGTTCTTAAAGAACTGCCGTTCTCTCATGACTTGAAGCTGTTGCAAACTCCAGATGCACAAGAGAGGCACATTTTCCGACCTGACTTGCAGATTCTTCGGGTCATTGGTTGGAGGACATCTCAGGCTTCTCCTGTAGAACACAAATGCATGACTTTGAAGACAAATCTGCGTGAGCTTGTTGTCCGGGACTGTCCACAGTTGTCTCTACCTCTTATGCCTTATACGACTAAGTTAGAGTTGGCGAAAGTGGCAAGTCGTCCATATAAACTTCTTTACGATATACACATGTTGGAAATCAGAGGAGTGGACAACATTTTGTTGAACTTGGGTAACCTGGACAATGTGTTGGCATTCCATGACATGGAATGGTTAGTTCGTGTGACCATCAAGGTATGCTCGTCTGTGCCATTAGCTACCCTGCAGAAGCTAACCTCGCTTGAAACATTGGCTATAGAGGATTGCATCAGCCTATCATCTGGAAGAGGAGAGAGTGATGCCATCCAGATACCAATCAAGCATCTTATGCTCAGGAACTGCTACATCACAGGGAAGGAGCTATCGGAGATTCTTGCTTGCTGTCCTTGTCTTTCCCATTTGGAAATGGAAGACTGCAAGGGCATAACAGGACTGTGCATGCAACAGAGCAGCCATGAAATGGACGACGATGACAATGATATTGATGGCATGTTGCAATTCCCATCTCAGTTTACCAGCTCGTTAAGCAGATTAGGTATCTTCTCCAGGGATCACCTGACCATGAATGTGAAGGATGAAGTGCTCAAGAAGCTCATGTCCCTCCATTGGTTGCAACTTGGAGGGTGCGTCCTCTCTTGTGCAGCAATGCAGGCTGTTCATGACGACCTTCCCCTGATGAACAACCTCAAGGCGTTGAGGGCTTACGGTTACGACATTTATGACCTGGAAGAAGATCGGCTGATGACAAGGATGGCACGAACAGTGGTGGCTGGCTCTAAGGAGCTGGAGGAGTTGGACATTGGCAGCATCTCAGGCGTTCTTGCTGCTCCAATCTGCCAACGCCTCTCAGCCTCACTGCACAGATTAACCTTCCGGAATGACACAATGGTGCAGCACTTCACGGAGGAGCAGGAAACTGCGCTCAAGCTGCTCACCTCACTCCAAGAGCTCATCTTTTATGGGTGCAACAGGTTGCAGTCTCTCCCCTCATCATTGCGTTCTCTTCGTTCCCTCAAGAGGCTCGAGGTGTCCTACCGGCAGCTGCAAGGGTACAGCCCAGAGCTAGAGGAGCAATGCAACAATCTGAGGCAACATATCCCAGAAGTTGTATTGACCTGCATTCCATTATTTTAG
- the LOC4348016 gene encoding F-box protein At3g03040: MIIKFQSAHDTYSTNGLRGRGSDTMFKRDAPSTDMISGLPEGVLHRIMSFLTLREAVQTCVLSRRWRNLWLSMPLINADYKQFFEMTDTKAGYDEALAVAVPMFKRFVNRLLELRDPVASIDKFCLWYSISDDNEDDTESQDAAANRWISQALQKKARVVEVYGDLVFADLYPLVIDHSVFTSSYLTKVVFSSVLLEDGFFKQLESGCPALEDLSLDDCVISGDEISSQTLKVLTIKDTKFSMEHKTSINTPSVTSLTLWRPAHGIVVLKDMASVVTASVKPSEFIDEFDARGLRQYLWALSGVKNLEFYYLGELTIEGNLQLCPKFNNLVNLTLGRWCLDANFYALILFMQNTPRLEKLTLKLHPFRYQQQRIIGELTERSFTCGHLKIVEVICSENDPLINHLVDFFVSSGMTTAQIHIKH; the protein is encoded by the exons ATGATTATCAA ATTCCAGTCCGCGCACGACACCTATTCGACGAATGGCCTCCGCGGGCGTGGCTCGGACACCATGTTCAAGAGGGACGCCCCCAGCACTGACATGATCAGCGGCCTCCCCGAAGGAGTTCTTCACCGCATCATGTCCTTCCTCACCTTGCGCGAGGCAGTGCAGACGTGCGTGctctcgcggcggtggcgcaacCTCTGGCTCTCCATGCCTCTCATCAACGCGGACTACAAGCAGTTCTTCGAGATGACGGACACTAAAGCGGGATACGACGAGGcgttggcggtggcggtgccgaTGTTCAAGAGATTTGTGAACCGGCTGCTGGAACTCCGCGACCCTGTTGCCTCTATTGACAAGTTCTGTCTCTGGTACTCCATATCTGATGACAACGAGGATGACACCGAGTCGCAAGATGCTGCCGCCAACAGGTGGATCAGTCAAGCTTTGCAGAAGAAGGCCCGGGTTGTAGAGGTTTACGGTGACCTCGTCTTCGCTgacctctacccgttggtgatTGATCACTCTGTGTTTACTTCAAGCTACCTGACAAAAGTTGTGTTCTCAAGTGTTCTTCTGGAAGATGGTTTCTTCAAGCAACTCGAGTCGGGCTGTCCAGCATTGGAAGATCTCTCCTTAGATGACTGCGTCATTAGCGGTGATGAGATCTCCTCCCAGACACTGAAGGTTTTGACCATCAAGGACACTAAGTTCTCCATGGAACACAAGACTTCTATTAATACTCCAAGTGTTACTTCTCTGACATTGTGGAGGCCTGCGCACGGCATAGTTGTACTGAAGGACATGGCATCAGTAGTGACTGCATCAGTTAAACCTAGTGAGTttattgatgaatttgatgCTAGGGGTTTGCGCCAATATCTATGGGCACTTTCTGGTGTTAAAAATTTGGAGTTCTATTATCTGGGCGAG CTGACAATCGAAGGCAATTTGCAATTGTGTCCGAAATTCAACAATCTTGTCAACCTGACTCTCGGTCGATGGTGTCTGGATGCGAATTTCTATGCTTTAATTTTATTCATGCAGAACACACCAAGACTAGAGAAGCTAACACTGAAACTCCATCCG TTTCGTTATCAGCAACAAAGAATCATTGGTGAGCTTACTGAAAGATCATTTACATGTGGTCATCTTAAGATTGTTGAAGTCATATGCTCGGAGAATGATCCCCTGATCAACCACTTGGTTGACTTCTTTGTTAGTAGCGGTATGACCACTGCTCAGATTCATATCAAACACTAA